TTTTTCACGCTATAAAACGAATTATAAAATGGGATATTCAAGAGGAAATGGCAGCCGAAACACTTCTTCTGCCTGATTTGTGAGATGGCCTCATATTATAAATCCATCGGAAGCTCCATATTAAAACGGTTGAATGAGATTTATGAAAAATACGGCGTACACCTTGAGGCTCTCACCTCAGTAACCATGAAAGGTCAGGAGGGTTTAAAACAGATAGATGCCCTCATGCAAACATACCGCAACGGCCTGAAAAATCCGCCGTCAGAGTTGGAACCCACCATTGTAAAGGATTATTCCTTTGGGCTGGACGGACTTCCGGCATCAAACGTATTAGCTTTTTACTTCAAAGACGGCTCAAGTGTAACCGTAAGGCCCTCGGGAACCGAGCCTAAAATTAAGTACTACTTTACATCCACCGGTGCAAGCACTAAAGAGGCTCAGCAGCGGCTGCAACAACTAAAAAAGTACTTCATGGCTATGAGATAAAGGACTTATCCAAGTTACAGCTTGGTGTCATTCCAATTCTAATTCAAAAGTATAACGAGGCGGCAAGGAACAAGCGACGCAGGCGTACTTTTAGTACGTTGAGGAGCTTGTGACGAAGCCAACAAAGTTAGACAAATGAATTAGAATTGGAATCAGCCACCGGCAGCCAGTCCTTCACAGGGGGCCTCCAGCGGAGCCATAATGCTTATCTCTTTAAGCACTGCTATGCGGGATGCATCAAGTATCTCTATTTCAAGAGGCAATCCATCTTTATCCATGTGAACAATGATGCCTTCTTTTAAATCTATCGAATCCACAGGAGTGCCATCCCTGAGCTCTATTAACAGAATATCAGCTTCCCTTGAATATTTTATCTTCATAAATACCCCCTCCTCTGAAGTAACGGTGTTCAGATGGAAAATACAGAGTAACGAGCACCGGAAATCCGTCAACGTACTCATAGACAGCTCTGACTACATGATTGCTGTATCTCCTCTGAGCAATGTATCTGTTTCTATGGCCAACTATCACCTCATCAGGCAGAAGAAGTGTTTCGGCTGCCATTTCCTCTTGAATATCCCATTTTATAATTCGTTTTATAGCGTGAAAAAGAAAAAGGATTCTTATGGTTTCCTCTTGAATCTTTATTGTAAAAACCTCTCCATTACTATTAATTTGCCTGTTTATAATTTCAAATGTCATCAGCCTCGCTTTAGTTAAATCCAAGGATTTCCTTAGCCTTATTTTTTAGCTCCTTTGGGCTGAAGGGTTTTGTAATGTAGAGGTCGCAGCCGCTCTCTATGCCCTTTTGCTTATCAAATTCCTGTCCCTTGGCTGTGAGCATTATTATATAGATTCCTTTGATGCCCAGCTCGTTCTTAACCGTATTACACACATCAAAGCCATTCATCTTAGGCATCATAACGTCAAGAAAAACAAGTTCCGGTTTCTTTTCTTTTATTACATCAAGCGCCTCAGCACCGTTTTCTGCTGTGAGAATATCCACTCCGTCGTCCTCAAGCGCCTCGAGGGTCTGCTCTATAAGCATTCTAATATGTTGCTCGTCATCTGCTATCAGAATTGTCGGCATTGTCAGCCACCCCCTTAATTTATATCCCCGGAATTTTCCGGTTTTATCTTGTTGTCATTCCATGCTGCAAAAAACGCCTCCACCACCTCAGCGTCAAACTGGGTGCCGGCACATTTTCTTAGTTCAGTTAAGGCCACATCAAAAGAAAGCCCCTTTCTGTAAGGCCTGTCTGAGGTCATTGCATCAAAAGAATCTGCAACAGCGATTATCCTTGCAATCAGGTCAATTTCAGAGCCCTTCAGCCCCTCAGGGTAACCTCCGCCGTCAAAACGCTCGTGATGAGACTTAATCCCGGGAATTATGTCTTTCAGTTGCTCAATATAAGACAGTATTTCCTGTCCGCTTGCCGGATGTTTTTTGATCTCTTCAAATTCCTCATCTGTGAGTTTTGAGGTCTTTCGCAGTACACTGTCACTTACCCCTATCTTTCCAATGTCATGAAGCACAGAGGCAAGCTCAAGACGCTCTTTGTCCTTTGAGGATATGCCAAGGGTCTCGGCAATAGCAATACTGTAGGTCATTACACGCTTAGTGTGGCCCCCGGTGTAGGGGTCTCTTTTTTCTATGGTCTCTGCCAGCGCTTGAACCGTTTTGATAAAAGCCTCCTTTAGGGATTCATATAGTCTTGCATTGTCTATAGCAAAGGCCGCCAAAGACACTAACGTGCAGAAAAATTTGAGGTCATCTGCACAGTAATTATACGGCTCTTTAGTGCCGGCGATTACAACTCCAAGGTTCTCATCATTTGCTTTCATAGCGGCACAGAGCAGAGAGCTTATCTGCACAGTGCATCCTGGGCCTGGGAGGTTGTTGTTTATTATCTCTGCCTTACCGGATTGCATAACTGTTTCAACAATCCCTGATGCGGGTATT
The Nitrospirae bacterium YQR-1 DNA segment above includes these coding regions:
- a CDS encoding DUF2283 domain-containing protein, with the protein product MKIKYSREADILLIELRDGTPVDSIDLKEGIIVHMDKDGLPLEIEILDASRIAVLKEISIMAPLEAPCEGLAAGG
- a CDS encoding DUF4258 domain-containing protein — encoded protein: MTFEIINRQINSNGEVFTIKIQEETIRILFLFHAIKRIIKWDIQEEMAAETLLLPDEVIVGHRNRYIAQRRYSNHVVRAVYEYVDGFPVLVTLYFPSEHRYFRGGGIYEDKIFKGS
- a CDS encoding response regulator, with translation MPTILIADDEQHIRMLIEQTLEALEDDGVDILTAENGAEALDVIKEKKPELVFLDVMMPKMNGFDVCNTVKNELGIKGIYIIMLTAKGQEFDKQKGIESGCDLYITKPFSPKELKNKAKEILGFN
- a CDS encoding HD domain-containing protein, with protein sequence MSVFNFKKLLKKKDTIQLIDGLASAMGIELCITDTAGTVIYGADSHNRHGLAVRANDLSVGCVYGEDSGKTAAITSLLNHLVWCELEKKALAAETLDKYNEITMLYDFVEKVNTLSVKEIANFLIKHVLNQIKADHVSVILKSKKTGRLEIIADNDTIGKIKTALIPASGIVETVMQSGKAEIINNNLPGPGCTVQISSLLCAAMKANDENLGVVIAGTKEPYNYCADDLKFFCTLVSLAAFAIDNARLYESLKEAFIKTVQALAETIEKRDPYTGGHTKRVMTYSIAIAETLGISSKDKERLELASVLHDIGKIGVSDSVLRKTSKLTDEEFEEIKKHPASGQEILSYIEQLKDIIPGIKSHHERFDGGGYPEGLKGSEIDLIARIIAVADSFDAMTSDRPYRKGLSFDVALTELRKCAGTQFDAEVVEAFFAAWNDNKIKPENSGDIN